One genomic window of Dunckerocampus dactyliophorus isolate RoL2022-P2 chromosome 7, RoL_Ddac_1.1, whole genome shotgun sequence includes the following:
- the LOC129185194 gene encoding membrane-spanning 4-domains subfamily A member 12-like, whose product MTVPVVRDEGVRNLCLPLRQVLKALYCCPISCSPCRVVVRGGATAVLGTIQILVGVFNIGLGPGRTWQHPFYLASLGAAYWLGAVFVTAGILSVLAGQCPSCCLVGFTVFMNIVSTILAIVGIVLYAIDMGKLSLYLFCGIRLYFDSSACQDVAFFAMRLIRGMDITLIVLAALQLCVSISMTVLAIKALVVGKRKKRDEDVEEFQPGVKAFLLDSPSPEDKNYDMNMNIY is encoded by the exons ATGACTGTTCCAGTGGTCCGAGACGAGGGTGTGAGGAACCTGTGTCTTCCGCTGCGTCAGGTGTTGAAGGCGTTGTACTGTTGTCCAATCAGCTGCTCGCCTTGTAGAGTGGTGGTCAGGGGAGGGGCCACAGCCGTTCTCGGG ACCATTCAGATCCTGGTGGGCGTGTTCAACATTGGACTCGGGCCGGGAAGGACGTGGCAACACCCTTTTTATCTGGCCAGTCTGGGAGCAGCTTACTGGCTGGGTGCTGTG TTTGTCACCGCAGGAATCCTGTCTGTCTTGGCGGGGCAGTGCCCCTCCTGCTGCTTG GTGGGCTTTACTGTGTTCATGAACATCGTCAGCACCATCTTGGCCATTGTGGGCATTGTCCTGTACGCCATCGACATGGGAAAGCTTTCCCTCTACTTGTTTTGCGGCATCCGACTGTACTTTGATAGCTCCGCTTGTCAAGATGTGGCCTTTTTTGCAATG AGGTTGATAAGAGGCATGGACATCACACTGATCGTCCtggctgctctccagctgtgtGTCAGCATCAGCATGACCGTTCTGGCCATCAAGGCTTTGGTCGTTGGCAAGAGAAAGAAG CGTGATGAAGATGTCGAAGAATTCCAGCCAGGAGTGAAGGCTTTCCTCCTGGACAGTCCAAGTCCAGAAGACAAAAATTAcgatatgaatatgaatatatattga
- the LOC129185307 gene encoding lactose-binding lectin l-2-like: protein MVDVPCKKPPKFIFHLILIIGLIFIIGLIFIIGLLFMASAPPNLTTPNLTTPNLTTPNLTTPNLTTPMSNGDGAGPVNMADRLLSAGICPQTWHEHGNRCFLYVGDDKNWTDAEAYCVARGGHLASVHNQTMLDVFAGYKGYIKWFWVGGYKENGEWKWMDGSNFGMTVESSMGSPQNCVEIFSDGLRDYDCDFNQPFLCEK from the exons ATGGTAGACGTACCGTGCAAGAAACCTCCAAAGTTCATCTTCCACTTGATCCTCATCATTGGACTGATCTTCATCATTGGACTGATCTTCATCATTGGACTCCTCTTCATGGCATCGGCACCGCCTAACCTGACAACGCCAAACCTGACAACGCCAAACCTGACAACGCCTAACCTGACAACGCCTAACCTGACAACGCCTATGAGCAACGGGGACGGTGCAGGACCAGTGAACATGGCG GATCGTCTGCTCAGCGCAG GCATTTGCCCTCAGACATGGCATGAACATGGCAATAGATGTTTCCTCTATGTTGGTGACGATAAGAACTGGACTGATGCTGAG GCGTATTGCGTAGCCAGGGGCGGACATTTGGCCTCGGTTCACAACCAAACCATGTTAGACGTCTTCGCTGGATACAAAGGCTACATAAAGTGGTTTTGGGTTGGGGGCTACAAAGAG aatggtgagtggaaatggatggatggttccaaCTTTGGAATGACCGTGGAAAGCAGCATGGGGAGTCCCCAAAATTGTGTGGAGATATTTTCCG ATGGACTCCGTGATTATGATTGCGATTTCAACCAACCATTTTTGTGTGAGAAGTGA